The following are from one region of the Eubacterium sp. MSJ-33 genome:
- a CDS encoding HD-GYP domain-containing protein: MIFVKSEDLKYGMRLAKPIYNKTGVLLYERNTRLTLQGIESVKNFGLLGLYILEPAEPVPPMSEEDLDFERFQTMAVFSIREELDNIIAGREPINLKRLANAIITNYGRLDHKITFTQNLRSTTDYVYKHVINTAILCALISAQVYYTPTEQEELVLAALLHDIGKLLLPNKVREKYDDYDTNDLIIVKKIQNDGLGLLRPEIGIDSGVRRIVAQIHRMEYGNSNLEQGKILKSTKILKVANLFDTMTCMKISEEAISEIAAIKYLLLNKDEFDEEIVGALIKSINILTPGVCIELTNREKGLVISENPQNILRPVVLGFSTNKIYDLSNNGVYRRYQIVDIMKTMDNRIKVDRERLEEYMNKR, translated from the coding sequence ATGATATTTGTGAAGTCGGAAGACTTGAAATATGGTATGCGACTGGCAAAACCAATCTACAACAAGACTGGTGTTTTGCTGTATGAGCGTAATACAAGACTGACACTTCAGGGTATCGAAAGTGTAAAGAATTTTGGCCTGCTCGGATTATATATTCTGGAGCCGGCGGAACCGGTGCCACCGATGTCAGAGGAGGATCTCGATTTTGAGCGTTTCCAGACGATGGCGGTGTTTAGCATTCGGGAAGAACTGGATAACATTATTGCCGGCAGAGAACCAATCAACCTGAAACGCTTGGCGAATGCAATCATTACAAACTATGGACGTCTGGATCATAAAATCACGTTCACACAGAATCTGCGTTCAACCACGGATTATGTATACAAGCATGTGATAAATACAGCGATTTTGTGCGCGTTAATCTCGGCACAGGTGTATTATACACCAACGGAGCAGGAAGAACTGGTATTGGCGGCATTGCTGCATGATATCGGAAAGCTGTTGCTGCCAAACAAAGTGCGAGAGAAGTACGATGATTACGATACGAATGACCTGATCATTGTCAAGAAGATTCAGAACGATGGATTGGGATTGCTCAGACCGGAGATTGGAATCGATAGTGGCGTTCGCAGAATCGTAGCCCAGATTCACCGGATGGAATATGGAAACAGCAATCTGGAACAGGGTAAGATTTTAAAGAGTACGAAGATTTTGAAAGTTGCGAATCTGTTTGATACGATGACCTGTATGAAGATTAGTGAGGAAGCCATATCAGAGATTGCAGCGATCAAATATCTGTTATTGAATAAAGACGAGTTCGATGAGGAGATTGTTGGAGCATTGATTAAGAGTATCAACATTCTGACACCGGGCGTATGTATCGAGCTTACGAATCGTGAGAAAGGGCTTGTCATATCAGAGAATCCGCAGAATATTCTGCGTCCGGTTGTCTTGGGATTCTCAACGAATAAAATTTATGATTTGAGTAATAATGGTGTATATCGGCGTTACCAGATCGTTGATATAATGAAGACTATGGATAATCGTATCAAGGTTGACCGGGAACGATTGGAAGAGTACATGAATAAGCGATGA
- a CDS encoding 2-isopropylmalate synthase — protein sequence MKNFEHYKRGYYMPPVQSTDWVNKEYIDKAPAWCSVDLRDGNQALIIPMSLEEKLEFFKELVRVGFKEIEVGFPAASETEYKFCRTLIEENLIPDDVTIQVLTQAREHIIKKTFEAIQGAKNVVVHLYNSTSYAQRTQVFKKSKEEILKIATDGAKLLNDMADQYGVNHQFEYSPESFTGTEIDYALEVCNAVIDIWKPTPERKVIINLPATVEMSLPHVYASQIEYMSKNLHDRENVVLSLHPHNDRGCGVADAELGILAGADRIEGTLFGNGERTGNVDIITLAMNMFTHGVDPKLDLSDIPRLTEVYERLTRMHVYERSPYTGQLVFAAFSGSHQDAIAKGMKYRENDPDGMWTVPYLPLNPEDVGRKYDGDVIRINSQSGKGGIGFLLEQKYGFNLPPKMREDLGYTVKGVSDHQHKELSPKEVLDIFQNEYVNRDDTVKLVEYHFKQIDGIQVELTILVNGEKKVYHGQGNGRLDAISNAIMKHFDIKFSLVTYEEHALQVGSDSQACAYVGLEVEGVKGIVWGAGIKSDIIDASAYALISALNRSNHMNK from the coding sequence ATGAAGAATTTTGAGCATTACAAGCGTGGCTATTATATGCCACCGGTACAGAGTACAGACTGGGTAAACAAGGAGTATATTGATAAGGCGCCGGCATGGTGCAGTGTGGATCTGCGTGACGGCAATCAGGCACTGATCATTCCGATGAGTCTGGAAGAAAAGCTTGAATTTTTCAAAGAATTGGTGCGAGTGGGCTTCAAGGAAATCGAAGTAGGTTTCCCGGCAGCATCTGAGACAGAATACAAGTTCTGCCGGACATTGATTGAGGAAAATCTGATTCCGGATGATGTGACAATCCAGGTTCTGACACAGGCGAGAGAGCACATTATCAAGAAAACATTTGAGGCAATTCAGGGTGCAAAGAATGTGGTTGTGCATCTGTATAATTCTACATCCTATGCACAGAGAACACAGGTGTTCAAGAAGTCTAAGGAAGAGATTCTGAAGATCGCAACCGACGGTGCAAAGCTGTTGAATGATATGGCAGACCAATATGGTGTAAACCATCAGTTTGAATATTCGCCGGAAAGCTTTACCGGAACTGAAATTGACTATGCGTTGGAAGTATGTAATGCCGTCATCGATATCTGGAAGCCGACACCGGAGCGTAAGGTTATCATCAATCTTCCTGCAACCGTTGAGATGTCATTGCCGCATGTTTATGCAAGTCAGATTGAGTATATGAGCAAGAATCTGCATGACCGTGAAAATGTCGTACTTTCCCTTCATCCGCATAATGATCGTGGTTGTGGTGTTGCGGATGCAGAACTTGGTATACTGGCAGGTGCAGACCGTATCGAGGGTACACTGTTTGGAAATGGTGAGCGTACTGGTAACGTTGATATTATTACACTTGCTATGAATATGTTTACACATGGCGTCGATCCGAAGCTGGATCTGTCTGATATTCCACGTTTGACAGAGGTTTATGAGAGACTGACAAGAATGCATGTATACGAGCGTTCTCCATACACAGGACAGTTGGTATTTGCAGCGTTCTCCGGTTCCCATCAGGATGCGATTGCCAAGGGCATGAAGTATCGTGAGAATGATCCGGATGGTATGTGGACTGTTCCGTATCTGCCATTAAATCCAGAGGATGTCGGAAGAAAATACGATGGAGATGTCATCCGTATCAACAGTCAGTCCGGAAAGGGCGGCATCGGATTCTTACTCGAGCAGAAGTATGGATTCAACTTGCCACCGAAGATGCGTGAGGATCTTGGATATACAGTTAAGGGTGTATCTGACCATCAGCATAAGGAACTTTCTCCAAAGGAAGTATTGGATATCTTCCAGAACGAATATGTAAACCGTGATGATACAGTTAAGCTTGTGGAATATCATTTCAAGCAGATCGACGGTATTCAGGTAGAACTTACAATTCTGGTAAATGGCGAGAAGAAGGTATATCATGGACAGGGAAATGGACGTCTCGATGCGATCAGCAATGCGATCATGAAGCATTTCGATATCAAGTTCTCGCTTGTTACATATGAAGAACATGCATTGCAGGTCGGCTCGGATTCGCAGGCATGTGCATATGTTGGACTGGAAGTGGAAGGCGTGAAAGGTATTGTCTGGGGCGCGGGTATCAAGTCCGACATTATTGATGCCTCTGCCTATGCTTTAATCAGTGCATTGAACCGTTCAAACCATATGAACAAATAG
- the ung gene encoding uracil-DNA glycosylase has translation MPPIRNDWAAVLAPEYNKPYYRKLFDFIGKEYSTHTIYPPGDDIFNAFHLTPLKDVKCVIIGQDPYHGPGQAHGLSFSVKPGVDIPPSLANIYKELHDDVGCYIPNNGYLVKWAKQGVLLLNAVLTVRAHQAASHQGMGWEEFTDAAIRAVNKQNQPIVFLLWGSFAQKKAAMLDNPNHLILKAPHPSPLSAYRGFFGCKHFSQANEFLQKHGVAPIDWQIENI, from the coding sequence ATGCCACCAATTCGAAATGACTGGGCTGCGGTTTTGGCACCGGAATATAATAAGCCCTATTATCGAAAGCTGTTTGATTTTATCGGGAAGGAATACAGCACCCACACGATCTATCCACCCGGAGATGACATCTTCAATGCGTTTCATCTGACACCGTTAAAGGATGTGAAATGTGTCATCATCGGGCAGGACCCTTATCATGGTCCCGGACAGGCGCACGGACTTTCGTTCTCCGTAAAACCGGGTGTGGATATCCCACCGTCTTTGGCCAATATCTATAAGGAATTGCATGATGATGTAGGCTGCTATATTCCAAACAACGGATACCTTGTCAAATGGGCCAAGCAGGGAGTTCTTCTGCTCAACGCAGTTTTAACCGTGCGGGCACATCAGGCTGCTTCCCATCAGGGCATGGGCTGGGAAGAATTCACAGACGCAGCAATCCGTGCCGTCAACAAGCAGAACCAGCCAATCGTATTTTTGTTATGGGGAAGCTTCGCACAGAAAAAAGCAGCCATGTTGGATAACCCAAATCATTTGATCCTGAAAGCACCACACCCATCGCCGCTCTCCGCCTACCGAGGATTCTTCGGCTGTAAACACTTCAGTCAGGCGAATGAATTTTTGCAGAAGCACGGCGTAGCTCCAATCGACTGGCAGATTGAGAATATTTAG
- a CDS encoding histidine phosphatase family protein, which yields MEIYIVRHGETLWNREKRLQGREDIELSEKGREVARLTGTALMDTRIDKIFSSPLKRAYKTACLIRNGRNIEIETDDRLRELSFGHFEGQNFSELIKDETLTFRYFFKQPELYVPADDAETLPHLIARAGDFMQDKIEPLATSCERVMIVAHGALNKGIMSYIKKHEIKDFWSGGLQQNCNVMIVDYTGGKYRIIDETKLFYTLQENTKRDCR from the coding sequence ATGGAAATATATATTGTACGCCATGGAGAAACCCTGTGGAACCGTGAGAAACGTCTACAAGGGCGCGAGGATATCGAATTAAGTGAAAAAGGACGCGAAGTTGCACGGCTGACGGGTACAGCATTAATGGATACACGGATTGACAAGATTTTTTCCAGTCCATTAAAGCGCGCCTATAAAACAGCCTGCCTGATTCGGAACGGACGCAATATCGAGATTGAAACGGATGACCGGTTACGTGAATTATCATTCGGACATTTTGAAGGTCAGAATTTCTCAGAACTGATCAAAGATGAAACTCTTACATTCCGCTACTTCTTCAAGCAGCCGGAATTGTATGTACCTGCAGACGACGCAGAGACGCTTCCGCATCTGATTGCACGCGCCGGAGATTTTATGCAGGACAAGATTGAACCGCTCGCCACTTCCTGCGAACGTGTGATGATTGTTGCACATGGTGCACTCAACAAAGGAATTATGTCTTATATCAAAAAACATGAGATCAAGGATTTCTGGTCGGGCGGATTGCAGCAAAACTGTAACGTGATGATTGTGGATTATACCGGCGGGAAATATCGAATCATAGATGAGACAAAGTTATTTTATACACTGCAGGAGAATACAAAAAGGGACTGTCGCTAA
- a CDS encoding manganese catalase family protein, translated as MWIYEKRLQCPVNIKETNAKLAQAIISQYGGPDGEMGASMRYLSQRYAMPYKECQATLTDIGTEELGHLEIVASIIYQLTKNLSMEEIKASGFDKYYIDHTIGIWPQAAGGIPFNACEFQSKGDTITDLYEDLAAEQKARSTYDNILRLCKDYPDVYEPIKFLRAREVVHFQRFGEALRLVQDKLDEKNFYAFNPAFDRSAPCVDKKKCNCEK; from the coding sequence ATGTGGATTTATGAAAAGAGACTTCAATGTCCTGTGAATATTAAGGAGACAAATGCGAAGCTGGCGCAGGCAATCATATCACAATATGGCGGTCCTGACGGGGAAATGGGCGCATCCATGCGTTATCTGTCCCAGCGATATGCTATGCCATACAAAGAGTGTCAGGCAACTCTGACGGATATCGGAACGGAAGAGCTCGGACATCTGGAGATTGTTGCATCCATCATCTACCAGTTGACGAAGAACCTTTCTATGGAAGAAATCAAAGCTTCCGGCTTTGACAAATATTATATCGATCACACGATTGGTATCTGGCCGCAGGCAGCGGGAGGTATTCCGTTTAATGCCTGTGAATTCCAAAGCAAGGGGGATACGATTACCGACTTGTATGAGGATCTGGCGGCTGAACAGAAGGCACGCAGTACCTACGACAACATCCTCCGATTATGTAAGGATTATCCGGATGTTTACGAGCCTATCAAATTCCTGCGAGCACGTGAAGTAGTGCATTTCCAGCGGTTTGGTGAAGCACTGCGTCTGGTGCAGGATAAACTGGATGAGAAGAATTTCTATGCATTTAATCCGGCGTTTGACCGTTCGGCACCATGTGTGGATAAGAAGAAATGTAATTGTGAAAAATAA
- a CDS encoding spore coat protein CotJB has protein sequence MKPMCKAELRQFIDQVSFMIDDIALFLDTHPDCREAIDAYNHFKMLRCEAVSDYVKQYGPLNRYDVDTCDDWNAWIDGPWPWEGACGC, from the coding sequence ATGAAACCTATGTGCAAAGCAGAACTTCGACAGTTTATCGATCAGGTTTCCTTTATGATTGATGATATTGCCTTATTTTTAGATACGCATCCAGACTGCCGGGAAGCAATAGATGCCTATAATCATTTCAAGATGCTTCGGTGCGAAGCTGTTTCGGATTATGTAAAACAATATGGTCCACTCAATCGCTATGATGTGGACACGTGCGACGATTGGAATGCGTGGATTGATGGTCCATGGCCTTGGGAAGGAGCGTGTGGTTGTTAA
- a CDS encoding spore coat associated protein CotJA, protein MKYTKRMFEVIILDSYRNYGCGRGRNMNPRGTNGSYPYSGSSRCVMPADTTCRKSSMPDCGCGDKPFMPDCGCGNKPSMPDCGCGNKPSMSDCGCGNKPSMPDCGCKEMPMKSDCGCASIPRRNNCRCGDKNEHMRHMPVGIGYVPMQKWEEMYDPATALCQGTAFPCLNLIFCGKRG, encoded by the coding sequence ATGAAGTATACAAAGAGAATGTTTGAGGTAATCATTTTGGATTCTTATAGAAACTATGGTTGCGGCAGAGGTCGTAACATGAATCCGCGCGGCACAAATGGCAGCTATCCATATTCTGGTTCCAGCCGCTGTGTGATGCCGGCCGATACGACGTGCCGGAAATCTTCCATGCCGGATTGCGGTTGTGGAGATAAACCATTCATGCCGGATTGTGGTTGTGGTAATAAACCATCCATGCCGGATTGTGGTTGTGGTAATAAACCATCCATGTCGGATTGCGGCTGCGGAAATAAACCATCCATGCCGGATTGCGGCTGCAAGGAAATGCCGATGAAATCAGATTGTGGGTGTGCATCCATTCCACGCAGAAATAACTGCAGATGCGGAGATAAAAACGAACATATGCGTCACATGCCGGTTGGCATAGGCTATGTTCCAATGCAAAAATGGGAGGAAATGTACGATCCGGCAACAGCTTTGTGTCAGGGCACCGCATTTCCTTGTCTGAATCTGATTTTCTGCGGGAAAAGGGGGTAA
- a CDS encoding lysylphosphatidylglycerol synthase transmembrane domain-containing protein → MDDTHQSDKNQKMVLKSIAKWLVIFALIAFVCYKNQDLMQEALEEIQITPVWKLVVCLLLGNLYFIAEGCIISEMTNTCDHRLSVWQGITCAYLCTFFRIATLGSGTGVAQLYYYNLHGIRVSTATGMSIAQYTFQKITIGIFGIVSFILLILSGHSGIRKYAWYMFAGAVVISLICLFLFILTVSKKFSDLIMKLARKLVKQKSRLYPLLDKAQVSIDYLQEQGRIVWKDKRLFLTVVGLDFFKFACWYAIPGIFFAGSYSVTVATCLGLTAVCNMVGCVMLAPSGVGTLDFVFALFFACVIPDGDAVAAALVIYRLFTWIVPFVIGLVPALAVRKRDEK, encoded by the coding sequence ATGGACGATACACATCAGTCGGATAAAAATCAGAAAATGGTATTAAAAAGCATCGCAAAATGGTTGGTTATCTTTGCGCTGATTGCTTTTGTATGCTATAAAAATCAGGATCTGATGCAGGAAGCACTGGAAGAAATCCAGATAACTCCTGTATGGAAACTGGTTGTGTGTCTGCTGCTCGGAAATCTGTATTTCATCGCGGAAGGCTGTATCATCAGCGAAATGACGAACACCTGCGACCATCGTTTATCTGTATGGCAGGGAATCACCTGTGCATACCTGTGTACATTTTTCCGGATTGCAACACTTGGAAGCGGAACCGGAGTCGCGCAGCTTTATTATTATAATCTGCATGGCATCCGTGTGAGTACCGCAACCGGTATGTCTATTGCACAGTACACATTCCAGAAGATCACAATCGGAATCTTTGGCATTGTGTCATTTATCCTTCTGATCTTGAGCGGGCACAGTGGCATCCGCAAATACGCGTGGTATATGTTTGCCGGTGCAGTTGTGATTTCGTTAATCTGTCTGTTTTTGTTTATATTAACGGTTTCCAAGAAATTCTCCGATTTGATCATGAAGCTGGCTCGAAAGCTTGTGAAACAAAAGAGCCGCCTGTATCCGCTGTTGGATAAAGCGCAGGTTTCCATCGACTATCTGCAGGAACAAGGGCGTATCGTATGGAAAGATAAGCGATTGTTTCTGACTGTCGTCGGTTTGGATTTCTTCAAATTCGCATGCTGGTATGCAATTCCGGGAATTTTCTTTGCCGGAAGTTATTCTGTCACAGTTGCAACCTGTCTGGGACTTACTGCCGTCTGCAACATGGTTGGCTGTGTCATGCTGGCACCATCCGGTGTCGGTACGCTTGACTTTGTATTCGCGTTGTTCTTCGCCTGTGTCATTCCGGACGGCGATGCCGTAGCAGCCGCACTTGTAATCTACCGGTTATTCACCTGGATCGTTCCTTTCGTGATCGGACTGGTTCCGGCACTGGCGGTACGGAAGAGGGATGAGAAGTAA
- a CDS encoding InlB B-repeat-containing protein — protein MSIYIDLTIIGEADLTLEVESGDSIDNVKQKIRNAGISTDGKYLYFGDRLLADGRTLADYNIQKQSKLRLSDEIVVSDVSELSNAVDSTAAKIKLMSDIEIPACILIKRTVTLDLNGYVMKANGSGNVIRIVSGGDLTIVDGNPAAEHTFSENNEGLWVIAAGGNKLVYGGVITGGNSPAGGGVYVAEGGAFTMQGGNIIGCSAREGGGVYVEGSFSMSGGTISGCLARADGDDTRGGGICNFGNTTLFATAKIQGCRAIASDVYGFEGGGLYSVRNLIICDEVTITDCKANEWNGSMQVGSDGNNQISGGIFDDGVKIDSGGNLSVTGGIFNGPVRNRNVISDGTFNDVVNNDGTICGGTFNGTVTNVKGRSHGIISGGVFHAPVINETCIPEPENTPGQISGGTFAGGITGAYIVTFDADGGTECPAQVLANVPAKQLENPTKKGYIFEGWYRNDEPYDFTIPVTESVTLKARWKICDHAGSAVQPDCTSSAVCTICGEKFDTRGHRNLKHFPAQTATDNAEGNIEYWYCDACNRYYSDADATKEIGKADTIIKKKDITERNVTDTNASAGNKSPDTGDCDVIGMMFLLLLSGLGVVNMVIQRKKNEK, from the coding sequence ATGAGTATTTATATAGATTTAACGATTATTGGTGAAGCAGATCTGACTTTGGAGGTTGAGTCAGGTGACAGTATTGATAATGTGAAACAGAAAATTCGGAATGCCGGAATTTCTACAGATGGAAAGTATCTTTATTTCGGAGATAGATTACTCGCAGATGGTCGTACTCTTGCAGACTATAACATTCAAAAACAAAGTAAACTGCGATTGTCGGACGAAATTGTGGTATCTGATGTTTCGGAATTATCCAATGCGGTTGATTCGACTGCGGCGAAAATAAAACTGATGTCGGATATAGAAATACCGGCATGTATATTGATCAAAAGAACGGTTACGCTTGATCTCAATGGTTATGTTATGAAGGCGAACGGAAGCGGTAATGTAATCCGGATAGTGAGTGGGGGGGATCTGACGATTGTGGATGGGAATCCAGCCGCGGAGCATACATTCAGTGAGAACAATGAAGGTTTATGGGTGATTGCAGCTGGTGGGAATAAGCTTGTCTACGGAGGCGTTATTACAGGAGGTAATTCCCCAGCCGGAGGCGGCGTGTATGTTGCAGAGGGCGGTGCTTTCACCATGCAGGGTGGAAATATCATTGGATGCAGCGCCAGAGAAGGCGGTGGTGTGTATGTAGAGGGCAGTTTTTCCATGTCAGGTGGAACGATTTCTGGGTGTCTTGCCAGAGCAGACGGGGACGATACAAGAGGGGGAGGTATTTGTAATTTTGGAAATACGACTTTGTTTGCGACGGCGAAGATTCAAGGATGTCGTGCTATCGCAAGTGATGTGTATGGATTTGAAGGTGGAGGACTGTATAGTGTAAGGAACCTGATAATTTGTGATGAAGTGACGATTACTGATTGTAAAGCGAATGAGTGGAATGGATCCATGCAGGTTGGAAGCGATGGGAACAATCAGATTTCAGGCGGCATATTTGACGATGGAGTTAAAATAGATTCAGGTGGAAATTTATCTGTGACAGGCGGAATTTTCAATGGACCGGTAAGAAATAGAAATGTGATTTCGGATGGAACGTTTAATGATGTAGTAAATAATGATGGCACGATCTGCGGTGGTACATTCAATGGGACAGTTACGAATGTAAAGGGGAGAAGCCATGGCATTATTTCAGGCGGTGTTTTCCATGCGCCGGTGATAAATGAAACGTGTATTCCAGAACCGGAAAATACGCCGGGACAGATTTCAGGTGGAACGTTCGCAGGTGGGATTACCGGGGCGTATATTGTGACCTTTGACGCGGATGGAGGTACAGAATGTCCAGCACAGGTGCTGGCAAATGTTCCAGCAAAACAACTGGAAAATCCAACGAAAAAAGGATATATTTTCGAGGGGTGGTACAGGAATGACGAGCCATATGATTTTACGATACCTGTGACAGAATCGGTGACTTTAAAGGCAAGGTGGAAGATCTGTGATCATGCAGGAAGTGCAGTACAGCCAGACTGTACATCGTCCGCAGTCTGTACGATCTGCGGTGAGAAATTCGACACACGGGGACATAGGAATCTTAAGCATTTTCCAGCGCAAACGGCTACGGACAATGCAGAGGGAAATATTGAATACTGGTATTGCGATGCATGTAATAGATATTATAGTGATGCGGATGCAACGAAAGAAATTGGGAAAGCAGATACTATAATAAAGAAAAAGGATATAACAGAAAGAAATGTAACAGATACGAACGCTTCAGCGGGAAACAAAAGCCCGGATACTGGTGATTGCGATGTGATTGGGATGATGTTCTTGCTTCTTCTCAGTGGTTTAGGCGTTGTCAATATGGTAATCCAGCGGAAGAAGAATGAGAAATAG
- the sdaAA gene encoding L-serine ammonia-lyase, iron-sulfur-dependent, subunit alpha — MIMYHSIQDILGLCEKEQMTFAQVIERADMEERAVTQEASYAKMQSMYAAMHHADATYDAKLTSASGLVGGDGEKLHAYNKAGKNLCGDFLSLVMEKAIKMAEGNACMRRIVAAPTAGSCGVIPAVFLTAQEKLACTEEQMVAAMFISAGVGAVIAENASIAGASGGCQAEIGSASAMAAAGLCFLQGGTNEMIANAAALALKNMLGLACDPVCGLVEVPCVKRNVAGAVNAVSAAQLSLAGIKSAIPVDEVIDAMRRIGNEMSPNIKETGQGGLATTPTAIQIGKSL; from the coding sequence ATGATAATGTATCATTCGATTCAGGATATATTGGGGCTGTGCGAGAAAGAACAGATGACGTTTGCACAGGTGATCGAACGTGCGGATATGGAGGAACGTGCCGTGACGCAGGAAGCTTCCTATGCGAAGATGCAGAGCATGTATGCGGCGATGCACCATGCGGATGCAACCTACGATGCAAAGCTTACGTCAGCGTCCGGACTGGTCGGTGGCGATGGCGAGAAGCTTCACGCATATAACAAAGCGGGGAAGAATCTCTGCGGTGATTTTTTAAGTCTGGTGATGGAGAAAGCAATCAAGATGGCAGAGGGAAATGCGTGCATGCGAAGGATCGTTGCGGCACCGACCGCAGGTTCGTGCGGCGTGATTCCGGCGGTGTTCCTGACGGCGCAGGAGAAGCTTGCATGTACGGAAGAACAGATGGTGGCGGCGATGTTCATTTCCGCAGGGGTAGGTGCCGTCATTGCGGAAAATGCTTCGATTGCCGGTGCATCCGGCGGTTGTCAGGCAGAGATTGGTTCAGCATCTGCGATGGCAGCGGCAGGGCTATGCTTCCTGCAGGGTGGCACGAACGAGATGATTGCAAATGCGGCCGCACTGGCGCTTAAAAATATGCTTGGACTTGCGTGTGATCCGGTCTGTGGACTGGTCGAAGTACCTTGTGTGAAACGGAATGTTGCCGGAGCTGTCAATGCAGTAAGTGCAGCACAGCTATCTTTGGCAGGGATTAAGAGTGCGATTCCGGTGGATGAAGTGATTGACGCGATGCGTAGAATCGGAAATGAAATGTCTCCGAACATAAAAGAAACGGGTCAGGGTGGACTAGCAACCACCCCGACCGCGATTCAAATAGGAAAGAGTTTATAA
- the sdaAB gene encoding L-serine ammonia-lyase, iron-sulfur-dependent subunit beta produces the protein MNIFDVVGPVMVGPSSSHTAGAVKIGYISRKLLGEQQVCARILLYGSFLTTGKGHGTRKALVAGLLGMQPDDARIPQALTLAEEQGMKIEFGEAQLKEAHPNTAQLFLQGQDDRSLEIIGQSLGGSRINIAEIDGIETNFSGDYPTLVVHNQDQPEHVAEVTSMLSHKGVNIAYMQLYRSSRGGEAVMVVECDQEIPKEGIDWLKKVEGVKKVTYLSIGGETK, from the coding sequence ATGAATATATTTGATGTCGTAGGACCTGTGATGGTCGGACCGTCGAGTTCCCATACCGCAGGTGCTGTTAAAATAGGATATATCAGTCGGAAGCTGTTGGGCGAACAGCAGGTTTGCGCACGTATTTTATTATATGGGAGCTTTCTGACGACCGGAAAAGGACATGGTACGCGGAAAGCGCTCGTGGCGGGGTTGCTTGGAATGCAGCCGGACGATGCGCGGATTCCGCAGGCGCTTACGCTTGCCGAAGAACAGGGTATGAAGATCGAATTTGGAGAGGCGCAGTTAAAGGAAGCGCACCCGAATACCGCACAACTTTTTCTGCAGGGACAGGATGACAGAAGTCTGGAAATCATCGGGCAGTCGCTGGGTGGTTCCCGGATTAACATTGCCGAGATTGACGGAATTGAGACGAATTTCTCCGGTGATTATCCGACGCTTGTCGTACACAATCAGGATCAGCCGGAACACGTGGCGGAGGTGACGTCGATGCTTTCACACAAAGGTGTAAACATTGCGTACATGCAGTTGTACCGCTCCAGCCGTGGCGGAGAGGCGGTTATGGTCGTGGAATGCGATCAGGAGATTCCGAAGGAGGGAATTGACTGGTTGAAGAAGGTCGAGGGTGTGAAGAAGGTGACATACCTTAGTATAGGAGGCGAGACAAAATGA